From Aedes albopictus strain Foshan unplaced genomic scaffold, AalbF5 HiC_scaffold_60, whole genome shotgun sequence:
CTGCaaataacgggcatttcaaaatatcggcagcttaaaatgacattttcattGGAAAGTCATTGGAATGATATGGAAAATTTCGTAaggcttggcttagcgtaagccatcgccacgtaactcttagaacaaatttaattgaaaaacatcgtccccaaaacataaccgcccaatgctaaacgtactgtgcatGGCCGGGCCACAGAGAAACaaacgtcacactctcatcgcttcccaccgatcacctttttaacggttgattcaaatattcagtagtaggtcgatttgccactcgcggcgctggtatcgtttttggtcctgtttgacgtttgctcactaccgccatctagtggcggcccggccaagcacagtacatttagcattgcgCGATTACGttttgtgacgatgttttttaatgaaatttgttcaaagtgttacgtctgtttctctgtggccgggccatcactaggtggcggtagtgagcaaacgtcaaacaggaccaaaaacgatgccagcgcagcgagtggttaatcgacctactaccgaaaatttgaatcaaccgttaaaaaggtgatcgatgggaagcgaacgagcggagtgtgacgtctgtttctctgtgccatcgcctttatttgctaagccagagtgaagaaatgcaaatatttaaactatgCTTAAATGTTTGGCTTGACTTCAAGTGTAGTTTAAGGTAAACCAGACTTACGtcgttaaggcaaaactggaaggctggaagcatttcctcatttttttttggtttttgatttttcattaaataacgaagcaatattttcaaaatcggttttcgtgcacatgtagaataTGGAGCAGGCTATCtccaaaaaaatcattaaaaacattcgggagataccttgatccatactctacatgtgcacgaaaaccgattttgaaaatatcgcttcgttatttaacacttatgtggccggcagggtacccgggtacctttttcaatttcaaatctcgatattataatggttattgagactaggatgttggaactctgttagatcttagaactcgtgaatatacatctattactggggttgaccaaattttaaagtgaggaggggcacggggaggggctcctgcattttttttattacgtggaaggccggcagggtacccgggtacccacgaaattgaaatgatcatatctccgtcaatttttcatcgattttggaaatttttagctcattcaattcagaaactcatcatctatcgggaaaatatttggttagaccgatctaatcaccgtggtttttggaaaatccatatttttgagagcatgtccttataccatattgaaacccacattgttaaggctaggataccttaaagtgtttatggtcaaccatggcctcacgggaagcgtgttccgaaatcacagtttcaaagtcaacacgttttatgattcccatatagccgaggcggtaaacgcacgggtattcagcatgaccatgctgagggtgacgggttcgattcccggtcggtccaggatcttttcgtaaaggaaatttccttgacttccttgggcatagagtatcttcgtgcctgccacacgatatacacatgcaaaatggtcattggcagaggaagctctcagttaaaaactgtggaagtgctcattgaacactaagctgagaagcaggctttgtcccagtgaggacgttacgccaagaagagagagagagagacgttttatgattccaggccggtcagacacaatatgccaaagcaattttacgatgcttggtaccgaaattgctataaaaacacggatccggaaatccggattttccggtacctatggtgatcggtcctaaccaaatacgatctcgatagataaagagtttctgagttgaatgaggcaaaaacttttgaaatcggtggaaaaatcgctgagatatgatcatttccatttcgtgggtacccgggtaccctgccggccttctacgggtgtttttttgctggccacactacggttaataaaaaatcaaaaaccaaaaaatgaggaaatggatccagtttcgccttaagccgggtaggtgaagaaatcggccctaaatgaattaaatgctttggctgatttcctactctccgcatcgaccaatttgGCGCAAGCAAAAAATTGCTTTAAactaaatcgtaaaaatattgtattgtaAATCAGATAAGCATTTAATGCGTTCATTACCTTGTTTTTATCTCCTGAAGGCATCGAGGTAGCCTGTTCCTTCATCATATAATGCTGAACGATTTTTGTCTTCTTCTGCAACTCTGTAACTAAAGTTGAGGAATGATTTTCCAAAAAGTCGATTTTTTCTGCCTGACGATTGTTTGCGTGTTGCAATCGAATTATCCTCTCGATTAGCTTGGCGGTGGATGGTTCCTAGGTAGGATTAGGATGAAATTGTTGAAAAGAAACTCTGTGGCATACAATACATTGGACAGCGCAGCTACCTTTTCTTCGTAGACATCTACGCGTTCGCCGGATTCACTGGAATGAGGTTTAGCTGGATCATTCGTGACGTTAGTTCCATTTGTTAATACAATTACGGGTTTTAAAGACGACTTTTGCAAAGCAGCAATCTCTCGCTGTAGATCCTGTAAATTATTAAATTTGCGCATTCAAACATATGTATTGTACAGTGAGTTTAAAGCATTTATTATTAACCATGACAGTGAGGCTAGCCCTACCAAAGACCGTTTTTTAATCATAAAGAAATACACACGATTCTGATGTTTCAACTTAGTCTGGAGGGTGGGGAACGAcactatacaggggatactcaaaataacttggacaggtaaaatttttactttttaaaaaatgtccaacaagctgtaacttctcgaaaaaggcataaaaaattctcaaatttttacatcAACTTGTTGTGCATCAGTGAAAAAAATCGGGCTAttttacacgaagttagaaagattataGAAAAAGGTTATCCGACAGTCAACTTTGAGCTCTTATATATCgggattcaacaaaccgaatgcaatggaattATGACtacttatgactaatataataatCTATTAAAACTTTTGATTAAACTTAAAATTAGTTACCCGAAAGAGAATTAtaatgattagattatttttctaatataacaccaatttatccaaaacttcaccatcgtttcaaaattcgagatagtaaatATATTTcatttatgtttcgaaggaaagaagccaaatggccggcattaaattgaaaaagtaatcggatgcatatgaaaaatagataaatttactaaaaaaatataatacatgaaatcgttataacttttcttcttcttcttcttcttcttcttcttcttggcataacgtcctaactgggacaaagcctgcttctcagcttagtgttctatgagcacttccacagtttttaactgagagcttcctctgccaatgaccattttgcatgtgtatatcgtgtggcaggcacgaagatactctatgcccaaggaagtcaaggaaatttcctttacgaaaagatcctggaccgaccgggaatcgaacccgtcaccctcagcatggtcatgctgaatacccgtgcgtttaccgcctcggctatatgggcccttcttaataatttcaaattaagtttgTGGAGCcgcgtagccgtgcggttagggtcaccaagcttctaatcgcaccatgctgtggggtgagggttcgattcccgctccgggcgattaaacttttcgtgaaaatagtttcttctccgtatccactggagcatgcgtgtcccttgtctagtgttaagttacaTTCAGTCTGTGtagcctttggctgaagatggtgtccgcgtatttttttttaagtctcAAAAAAATGTCATTGCATTTGCTTCATTGAACCCGGGGGTATAACCGCTCAAAGTTGTCTATCGGATAACTATACCCTTTTCtaaaatctttctaacttcgtgtagaatagcccgatcttttccaaatttggaccactgatacactacTAGTCGATAAACTTATagtaaaaaatcgaaaatatttgatgcccttttcgaaaagttacagctagttgaacattttttgaaaagtgaaaattttacctgtcccaattATTTTTAGTATCCCCTGTAGTGTTTCCAAGCTGAAATATATATATAAACgaaaacagaagaaaaaaaacggTATAACCCGCAAAACATATACGAGTTTTCGGCTTTTTACCCTTCGCTTTTAatttcgagtttagatgcttttcaccatactaaataaaatgattttactcctgctgacaaCTGTGAACGCGTCCCATGCGGGTAATCGATTaggcgctatccataaactacgtagacttttttggctatctcagacccccctccaccctcgtagacttttgcacatacaaaattttcgaaatttgtatggagcgtagactttggccagaaccgcACTCCCCCCATAAAAGTCTACGTATTTTATGGATAGGCCCTAGGGATCGCTGGCATCCAGGTTTTCCACGAACTCAACCCGTATTCAACTTCAATAGGTACGTTTTCTTGCCGCTGTTAGGATTAAGATTGCTGACATCAAAGTCCAAATAGCTTACCTTTACTATTAATgtgtttttctttttcaaaacGTCCAAATCTCCAAGAGCCTGATCCAGTTTCTGCTGAAAAATGTCACAATCTTTCGACTTTTCGGCTAAATGTCTTGCCATTACCAAGCGTTCCTCGGAACGAACTTTTCTTTCGTGGGCGAGCTCCTCTTGTAATTTAACTATACTTATCTCATAGTGAGATTGATTTTTCTTAGCAGAATCGTTCTCTAAGGACATGGCCAGACTTTTCGACTTGTGCAACGAAATCTCATTCTGCAGTGTGGCGTTCAGTGAGCTCAACTCTTCGTTCAACGCCAGTAGTTCGGATTCTCTTTGGTGAAATTTGGTTATATCTGCCACTTGCTCGACCAGTTGCTTTTCTACACATTTAATGTGTTCTGCAAAATTATAGTTGGCATCGTTGGCTCTGTGGAATAATTGAAAATATGATTTTATTTGTCATGGCAATGATCTGCATAAGAATCATAACGCTTACATTGATAACTGAGCTCGAAGGGTTTCCAAATCATTGAGCTTTGATTGAAGCTCAGCTATTTTGAGTACACTGAAATCCAGTTGATTTTGCAGGTCCATATTTTCTTGGTGACTTTTTTGATTTTCAACGCTTAAATTTGCTctcttaaaaataataataataataataataataataataacagtgCACACATATTTTTATAAACAGGTATACCTCTTCGTTACTAACTGCTAACAGTGATTTGACGGTATTGAGCTCTTTACTAATGTTTTCTATCTGTTGTTCGAGGGTACATATTTTTTCTGCTTGCTCAACATTAACATGTTTCAATGTTATCTGACTGGCCTAAAGATAAAATAGTCATCCACTAAACATAAAAATACACTACTTTACCTTAAGCTCAGCTATTTTTTCCAAGCTACATTCGTCTGATTCTGATTTCGTATTGTTTCCCGCGTTCTTTAACTCTTGTAACTCCTTTTCAAGGCCCTGTAAAATGTCATATTATTTATATTATGATTTCTATCGGTTAACCACAGAAACGATGACTGAGATTCGGTCATATGAGCTTAAGTAAGGGACATACATACTCACATTTCTGGCTTCAAGTTCTTGCCTTAGTTTTACCGTACTCCATTTGCATTTAGTTTCCAACGAAGAAATCTCGGCTTTTAATTTCTCTATATCTTTTAAACTGTTTTTATGATCTTGAGACTAAAAAATAGCAAagtagaaaaaaatactgaaatctATTACAATTTTTCCACATAAGAACATACTTTAGCATCCAAAGCTGACACAACTCGGCATTTTTCGTCTTTAGCTAGCTTGAACTTCTCGTTTAATGAATCCAATTCTTTCTGCACTTTTTTCTCCCGTTTATCAGCTTGCTCGAGTTGGGTTCTTACATCAAGTaaatttttttccaccattgcaaATCTCATAACTATGTTTTCCTTGTCCTTTACTGCAGATTGTTGTTCTTTTTGAAACTGTAAATGTAAAAAATGTGAATTGGTGTTTATGttatatactgcctatgatcgcacaattgtcccatatgaataggaaacccagaaaatatgggactgatatgcgatcatgggcagtatatgttatatataaataataaatatataaatttgttttgtaattgtaattttattgAATACGGTATCCTATTAGTATACATATACTTTATATCATGTTTATGTAATTGttaatttgtaattttattgGAAACGATAATCAATAAGTATACAATTTATATGAGGTTAGGGAAGTATACTTATAATTCAATATTACTCAGATAATTCAGATGTAAGGGATATTCAAGCTGAACTAAAGTGTTACATACACTTACCAAGTTTTTCTCACATTCCAGAATgcttttttctttcaataaaagTTTTATCAGATCATCCTTCTGCTCCAAGGTTTTGGAAAGATATGCTATTTTGTTGGATTCCTCATTAATTTTACGATGTAGCTCAGCTATATTATCTGCTCCGTCCGATTGGGATGTTACGTCTATTTTTCCAGATTCACTTTCATTTTCCTCTGCCCTTGCTTGATCCATTTTAATATGATCACCTCAAATTATGAACTAGAAATGTAATAAAACATTGGAATGCTGTTATCAATTTAGTATATGCTCCAATATTGTTTGTCTAAGTTGAGACGTAAACGTACACTCTTAATCAATTTGTGCATGCTCGAAAAAAGAATGTACCCATTTaagaaattgccaaattttgggtAAATTCATAAAAAGAATAGGGTTTTTAAGTTTAGaagaattcaatgattttatatttttaaacaaaagagcacctttttctgagccacaatgatttttttttttcagatttttagaactttcttTTGATGCTTAAAACATGGCTTAAAACCAAgcggcttctttagcgatgttgagataattgcatattctgaatctgcatgccaaactgagctgaaatccaaattttcatcaattttggtgcccgggaatctatttaaaaatcagtttgaagtttgtatgggagcgatttgtcgaattacccctcgtcgcatttacacacttaaattcagaaattgatctcggtaaacggtttaccgagaatccaacagctgaaatctcggtaaaatatttactgattctcggtaaaaattttccCGAGagttcggtaaaccattaccgaatctcggtgaactttgccgagatctcggtaaaaagttggattaccgagatctcggcaaacttttaccgagatttagtaaaaattattactggattctcggcaatccgtttgctgaggtcggcgatttaattcaAGTGTGTAATACATCTGTCAAGcatttgcccagctgtcaaaaggtgatttcaaaaaatctctttgtaattgatttaAGGTatgaaaataaagttctaaaaatctgaaaaaatatgctagctcagaaaaaggtgctctttcgaaaaaactctcaaaaaatcaacacattattctaaatttaaaaatacaatttcaaagaatttttttttcacaccttttgacagcttggcaactatttgacagctccgcccaggacaaaatccgacgaggggtgattcatcaaatcgttcccatgcaaacttcaaattgttttttttaaatatgttcccgggcaccgaaattcatgaaaatttggatttcgactcagtttggcatgcagattcaaaatatggaattacagtccggattcgctggttgggtcacgactgcgccccgattatagatagtagagtaaaatACTGTTTACTctaccacagataaacagacgtaacacttgcaaaatttccatcgaccacgcttttaacgataattttaaaatttcatagttgtggctttcacaaccagaggcgtgcgcatcgtttttctttgcgtttgacgtttcacactagcgccttctgttgacgatattgcacatcacagtgattcgtgcaacttttccaccaggtgatggttgtgttctgggcgatggatttccatgaaaatcgttcaaggtgttacgtctgtttgtctgtgactctactatctatagccccgattagcgaatcgtgttcgttcattggggcaactgacaactgatcaaaatgttctagacacacgcaagtgacgagaaatacgtcacgaaacactcacatacttgcgcaatcattctgtatacaggagctgtgatgcgacggtggtcagacgtcaaactcgttttggcatttattttgaaattgacagtgctttttagttggggtttgccccaaccagtgaacattcaaccatcgatacAGCttatctaacgagctctcaacaaacgaatcgtcactgtacagAACACACTATTTCCATTGAAAGCCTCTTTCTAACCATACAGAAAATATGAATAAATATACCCTTgaagaatggactacccgctttgcgcgcagccacagttgatcagcaggagtaaatcaatttaattttgtatggcgaaatgcatctaaacttgaattacttgaaatacaaagcttttcccgaaaaaatatttggtaggcttaatagtggtcaccattgtgcacaaccactaccaaatagtttttcgaataatgtgttccactttgaagaatttgcctttagatggtattcgccatacaatatttttgcgatttacttttagcgatttttcgcgcatagaagctatcgccacattggtcgatgcggagagtaggaaaacagccgatgcagttAATTcattcaatggactacccgctttgcgtgcagccacagttgatcagcaggagtaaatcaatttaattttgtatggcgaaatgcatctaaacttgaattacttgaaatacaaagcttttcccgaaaaaatatttggtaggcttaatagtggtcaccattgtgcacaaccactaccaaagcccgacacgaatgcctactatggtaaagtgtcgtaaataaataataataataataataaaactaccaaatattttttcgaataatgtattctacTCCGATAAATTTGCCtctagatgctattcgccatacaatatttttgcgatttacttttagcgattttccgcgcatagaagctagcgccacattggtcgatgcggagagtagggaaacagccgatgtaggtaattcattgacgcattagcgtggttcaaaaaatcgttttcgctccacaccgcttattcgattcgtaaccagattctatgccttctcccaaaatttgagctgatataattgaaaattgagactgcacaagttgAAGGGCTTTGtagggaaaacgatgtttttcatgtAATGGGAAACGatgtatgggaaaacgatgtttttcatgtAATAGGTCATtgcatcaccgacgaaccgacgtgacagtggcgatccaaaactgcaccccccccccccccccctaatttaacggtcgaccagcgaagcgagcgatcgcttctgtcaaatcagcgcagacgcgaaccgcttcctatatgaacacacgggggtttggtgtcgagctatcaaatcatcgcgagccgttatggTGTGGAGtacaatttcaaccaacatccgtgaCCGGGGCCCGGCTAGGGTTCATTGTGCACAAGCAAGggtacatttgaataacaaggcggttgctttgttttgaagaattgggtgccaagtccgaaagatgatggggctaagaatgatgatgatgatgatgatgataatgatgatgataatgatgatgataatgacgatgaTGTTGACGAAGATGACAATGATGGGGGTCgactttggatacgcccaagtcaggcgtggtttcggtgttaagattttcatagcggtttgctcaaacaaaaaaaaaaacgcccaagTCAGACGTGGCTAGGAGATTTGGACTTGGGGAtaagattttaataggttttgctcaaaaacgcccaagtcaggcgtggctagGAGATTTAGACTTGGGGTTAAGATTTTCATAGCGGTttgctcaaacaaaaaaaaaaacgcccaagtcaggcgtggctaggagatttggacttggggataagattttaataggttttgctCAAACACGCCAAAGTCAGGCGTGGCTAGGAGATTTAGACTTGGGGATAAAATTTTCATAGGTTCTGTtcaaacacgcccaagtcaggcggggATGGTAATCATGATGAGAACGAGTAGGATAGATAGAGTTTTTAACTTTTAGCTTTTACATTTTTGGCATCGATggtttttggacacgcccaagatggtttgggcaacgttaggagttttcgtgacttcttcgggtattgctaggaaatttaggctataaatactgaggcaTTGGCTTCAATCGGGGAGTTCGACGTTAGAGTGgttgaagaacagagtaatcgGTTGGGTTCAAAGGCAGTCTGCGAGACCGTTGTTCGGTTCAGAAAGTTCAGTTTCAACGCGAAGGTTCAGTTCAGTTTGTTCAGTTCAAGGGCAGTCTGCGAGACCCGAGGCGAGACCGTTGTTCGGTTCAGAAAAGGtcagtttcaaagtaatagttcaGTTCGGGGCAGTTCAGAAAAAAACAGTAGTTGTAAAGTGTGAAGTGTAAAAAGTGAATTAAGTAGCTAAGTAGTGGTGTAAATCTTACGGTTAAATCAATATAGATAATGACTGAAACACGGACATTGTAATTTAAAGAGATATCACATCCTTGTGTGGAATAGTATAGAAGAACCCCAAGTAACGGGACGcttcaatggattactgcacgaatttattctggtctgcttactctcacacgaaatttgacgtttgagcggtgtctgcacctctcaaacgtcaaattttctgtgagagtaagcaagcCAGCATAAGTTCGTGCATGGAccatagaggtggcgatagtgttcggctatttttcatcatagcGTCGCCGACAACAACCCGCATagtgaaatacaatttgtatTACAGTACACAAAGTATGTCTCCTTTATCTGTTACTGTTACGGTACCACGAACAGGTGCTTTTCTGTTGTAACTATGAATCTCGAAACATTCGATTGTAAAGAACGGTTTATGTAGCCCATTCCAAGTTGTAACAACATATcagaaacaaattttgaaaacgacgtataatcaatggtgtagcattgattatacgtcgttttcaaaatttgttactgatatcaTATTGTACAGAAATGGTCAAATAGTATGTGGATGAAAACTCGGGAGATATGGTGGCAATACAGAATGA
This genomic window contains:
- the LOC109405623 gene encoding coiled-coil domain-containing protein 186 (The sequence of the model RefSeq protein was modified relative to this genomic sequence to represent the inferred CDS: added 213 bases not found in genome assembly), whose product is MDQARAEENESESGKIDVTSQSDGADNIAELHRKINEESNKIAYLSKTLEQKDDLIKLLLKEKSILECEKNLFQKEQQSAVKDKENIVMRFAMVEKNLLDVRTQLEQADKREKKVQKELDSLNEKFKLAKDEKCRVVSALDAKSQDHKNSLKDIEKLKAEISSLETKCKWSTVKLRQELEARNGLEKELQELKNAGNNTKSESDECSLEKIAELKASQITLKHVNVEQAEKICTLEQQIENISKELNTVKSLLAVSNEERANLSVENQKSHQENMDLQNQLDFSVLKIAELQSKLNDLETLRAQLSIANDANYNFAEHIKCVEKQLVEQVADITKFHQRESELLALNEELSSLNATLQNEISLHKSKSLAMSLENDSAKKNQSHYEISIVKLQEELAHERKVRSEERLVMARHLAEKSKDCDIFQQKLDQALGDLDVLKKKNTLIVKDLQREIAALQKSSLKPVIVLTNGTNVTNDPAKPHSSESGERVDVYEEKEPSTAKLIERIIRLQHANNRQAEKIDFLENHSSTLVTELQKKTKIVQHYMMKEQATSMPSGDKNKLYNGIMHAVYGNVKPSDMNLELVLEINKKLQSVLEDTLLKNITLKDNLDTLGLEVDRLTRQIASNKRDNR